The segment ATTTGCGTATAGTCTTCGGTGTTCATAAAGTGGTAAAACTCTCCTTCATTATATAAAAACTGAAATTTATGCGTCTCTACGCGTACGTCATCAATTTTATGCCCTGCGGAAAACGTATTGTCAATTACTTTGCCAGAGGTGATACTTTTTAATTTAGTTCGCACAAAAGCAGGTCCTTTCCCCGGTTTTACGTGTAAAAACTCAATAACCTTAAAAATGTCGTGGTTATAATGAATGCATAATCCTTTTCTTATATCTGAAGTTGTTGCCATATTACTTCCCGAGTAACGGGTATATTTTAAATTAAACTTATATTCTGCTATTTCAAAAAAAATTAATTATTACTGAAATATCCTTTCATAATTCCTCTTTTCGAGTTTTTTATAAACTGAAGGATTTCATCTCTTTCTGGAGTAGCTTCCATTTCAGCCTCTATAATTTCTGAAGCCTGCGTAGTATTATAATTATTTTGATATAGTATCCTGTAAATACTTTGAATCTCGCTTATTTTTTCGGTGCTATATCCCCTTCTTCTTAATCCAATAGAGTTAATACCTACATACGAAAGCGGTTCGCGCGCTCCTTTTACATACGGTGGAACGTCTTTACGAACTAAAGATCCACCAGTAACAAAAGCGTGACTGCCAATCATACAAAACTGATGTACTGCTGTCATTCCTGCAAGTATTACATAGTCGCCAATAGTAATATGCCCTGCTAATGTACTTGAATTAGAAAAAATACAGTTATTACCTACAATACAATCATGAGCAATATGACAATAGGCCATAATAAGGCAATTTTTCCCAATTACGGTCTTACCACGATCTATGGTACCTCTATTTACGGTTACATATTCTCTTATGGTCGTATTATCCCCAATTTCAGCAGTTGTTTCTTCGTCTTTAAACTTTAAGTCTTGTGGAACAGCAGAAATTACAGCACCTGGAAAAATATTACAGTTTTTTCCTATTCGCGCTCCTTCCATTATTGTTACGTTGGATCCTATCCAAGTTCCTTCGCCAATTATTACATTGTTATGAATTGTTGTAAACGGCTCAATAACAACATTTTTGGCAATTTTCGCGCCCGGATGGACATATGCTAACGGTTGATTCATTTAGTCTTTTTTAGTTTTTACAATCTGTGCCATTAATTCTGCTTCGGTAACTAATTTATCATTAACATAAGCATCTCCTTTCATATGGACAATTCCTCTTCTAATGGGTGAAATTAATTCTAAATTAAAAATTAACGTATCCCCGGGGTTTACCTGACGCTTAAACTTTACATTATTTATTTTCATAAAGAATGTCAAATAGTTTTCAGGATCTGGAACCGTGCTCAACGCTAAAATACCTCCAGTTTGTGCCATCGCTTCCACGATTAAAACACCTGGCATGACAGGGGCTCCAGGGAAATGACCTACGAAAAACGGCTCGTTCATCGTCACGTTTTTTAGGCCTACAACGCCAGTGTCAGTCAATTCCAATATTTTATCAACTAGTAAAAATGGTGGCCGATGTGGTAACATAGCCATAATTGCATTGACATCTTTTACCGGTTCTTTAGAAATATCGAATTGCGGAACTCGATTCCGTTTTTCAATTTTTATAAGTTTTGATAATTTTTTAGCAAATTGAGTATTTACAGAGTGCCCCGGTTTATTAGCAATTACTTTTCCGCGAATGCGTGTACCAATTAACGCTAAATCACCTATGACATCTAATAATTTATGACGCGCTGCCTCATTGGCGTGGTGCAAGGTTAGATTATCTAAAATCCCGTTAGGTTTTACTGAAATCTCATCCTTTCCGAAGGCACCACGAAGTTTTTCCATTGTTTCAGGAGACAACTCCTTGTCAACATAAACAATTGCATTATTTAAATCTCCTCCTTTAATTAATCCGTGATCTAGAAGTGTTTCAATTTCATGAAGAAAACTAAACGTACGAGCATTAGATATTTCATCTTTAAAGTCTGAGATACGTTGTAATGAAGCATTTTGAGTACCCAAAACTTTTGTTCCAAAATCGACCATCGTGGTAATTTGGTATGAATCTGATGGGATTACAGTTATTTCACTGCCTGTTTCTTCATCTGCAAAGGTTATTACCTCTTTTACAACATATTCTTCTCGTTGGGCTTCTTGTTTAACAATTCCAGCTGCTTCAATTGCTTCTACAAAAAACTTTGAAGACCCATCCATAATAGGAGGTTCAGAAGCATTTAACTCAATTATACAGTTGTCAACTTCCATCCCAACCAAAGCGGCTAGCACATGTTCAGAGGTTTGTATCTTTACCCCCATTTTTTCTAAGTTAGTACCTCGTTCTGTATTGGTAACATAATTTGCATCTGCCTCTATAACAGGGCTTCCCTCAAGGTCAATACGAATAAATTTATATCCATAGTCTTCAGGTGCAGGTTTAAAAGTAATGGTTACTTCTTTTCCAGTATGCAAACCAACTCCTTTAAGAGAAGTTTCTTTGCCAATTGTTTGCTGATTTGTGGTGTTACACTCAATCATTGTCAATTTTTTTTTCAAAGGTATTAAATCGCTTGATTATTTCAGGTAGGTTTTTAAAATGAACATAGCTTTTATTAAACCCGCCATAGCTTAATGCCGGTGAACCTTGTAGTGCTTCATTATCTTTTACATTTCGTCCAATACCGCTTTGCGCTTGTATTCTCACATTATTACCGATAGTTATATGGCCAACAATACCTACTTGACCACCTATAACACAGTTTTTACCAATTTTTGTAGAACCTGCAACGCCAGATTGGGCTGCTATAACGGTATGTTCGCCAATTTCAACATTATGAGCTATTTGTATTTGGTTGTCTAGTTTTACACCTTTCCTTATTATAGTGGCTCCTAAAGTAGCTCGGTCTATGGTTGTGCCAGCACCCAAATCTACATTATCTTCAATAATTACATTTCCGGTTTGTGGTACTTTTGAATATTCTCCATTTTCATCTGGCGTAAAGCCAAAGCCATCTGCACCAACAATTACACCGCTATTAATAACACAATTATTACCAATAACAGTTTCAGAATAAATTTTAGCACCGGCGAAAATAATTACATTATCCCCTATTTCAACATTATTTCCAATATAAACATTCGGATAAATGGTTGCATTAGCCCCAACTTTAACATTATCGCCTAAATAAGAAAAAGCGCCTAAGTATAGATTTTCTCCATACGTAGCGCTATCTGAGACAAAAACAGGTTCTTCTATCCCTGTTTTATTCATCTTTACTTGGTTATAATATTCTAACAACTTGGAAAATGCTTTGTAGGCATCCTCCACACGAATTAAAGTGGTATCAATTTTGTTTTCAGCAACAAAATCTTTGTTAACAATTGCTATGGTAGCCTGAGTTGAGTATATATATGAAGTGTATTTTGGGTTAGCCAAAAAAGTAAGGCTCCCTTCGGTTCCTTCTTCAATTTTAGCAAGTTTTGACACTTCTGCATCAGCATTTCCTTCAATTTCACCTTCTAAAAGTCCTGCTATTTGTGTTGCTGTAAATTTCATTTAGTAGCATTGTGGTTATAGATAATTGCCAAAAAAACAGATTAACCTGTTTTAAAAATTATATAGATTTGACAATAATCTCTGCAAAAATAGAAAAAAAGGATTAGTTATCGCTTTTTGGATAGCATAGATAGTATTTTACTACTTTTTCTGAAAGGGCTTTTAGGTTTACTTGGTCACTAGCTTTTGCCACATCTTTAATTTTACCATTTTTGGTCAATAAGTTAATCGTGTCTTTATCCATGCGGTATGCCTGATTTTGAATAGTACCCGTAAACACAAAATAAGCAGCTTCTTTTTCAGTTAAATTATGCTGAAGCATTACTTTATTCGTTTTCTTTTTTAATTTTTCTGAAGAAACCGGTTTCTTTTTCATTTTTATTTTCAGTAAGTCTCTATCGAGTAGCATTTGCGCAAGTGTTTTAAGGATAAAATCTTCTGAATTAACCCACGACTTCATAGCTGAGACAATATCATAATCATCAAGTTTAGCAAAAGTATTCAATACTTCTTTTGTAAACGTTTCTTTCGTTATGGCATGCTGTAGAAAAAAAGATAATGCGTTACTCGCAGGAAGATCAACTCCGTTATCAGTTAATTCTTTAGCTCGTTTTAATAATCGTAATAACAATTGCTCTGCTACAATTCCGGTTTTATGCAAATACACTTGCCAATACATCAAACGGCGAGCGATGATAAATTTTTCTACTGAATAAATCCCCTTCTCCTCTACTACCAGTTTATCTTTGTGCACATTCAACATGGTGATAAGCCGTTCTGAATTTACAGCGCCTTCTGAAACTCCTGTGTAAAAGCTATCCCGTCGTAAATAATCCAACCGATCCATATCCAGTTGACTTGAAATAAGTTGATGCAAGAATTTTCGGTCATATTCATCCTTGAAAATAGTGATGGCAAGCGTTAATCTGTTGTTAAAGTTTTGGTTTAACGCTTCCATAAATAACAACGAAATCTGTTCATGATTCACGCTTTCAACAATACTATTTTCCATCGCATGTGAGAATGGACCGTGACCAATATCGTGCAATAAAATGGCGATATAAATAGCCTCTTCCTCTTCTTCTGAAATGTCAATCCCCTTAAAACGAAGCACCTGCACTGCTTTTCGCATTAAAAACATAGCACCCAAAGCATGGTGAAAACGGGTATGATGTGCTCCCGGATACACCAAGTATGACATCCCCATTTGCGAAATTCTGCGCAGCCGTTGAAAGTATGGATGCTCTATTAAATCGAAAATGACAGTATTGGGAATGGTAATAAAACCGTAGATAGGGTCGTTAACTATTTTGAGTTTGTTACGTGATTTCAAACTTTAACTTTTAATTATATTGGCATTTTTCTTAGTGAAAAATATCAAGATTAGATTTGTTGCAAGATGACACTTCAGTAAAAAGTGATTTCAATAAATAAAAAAACAAATATACAATATGAGCGACATAAAAGTACTATGGGTAGATGATGAAATAGATTTGTTAAAACCGCACATTATTTTCCTTGAGAAAAAAAACTATAAAGTTACTACAGCACAAAGTGGAACCGAAGCTTTAGAGGAAATTAAAAAGGAAAATTTTGACATTGTTTTTTTAGATGAAAATATGCCTGGCTTAACAGGCTTAGAAACCTTATCTGAAATTAAAGAACATCAAGCATCCCTTCCAGTGGTGATGATTACTAAAAGTGAAGAGGAGTATATTATGGAAGAGGCAATCGGCTCTAAAATTGCTGATTACCTTATAAAACCGGTAAATCCTCACCAAATTTTATTGAGCTTGAAGAAAAACTTGGATCATTCGAGATTGGTTTCAGAAAAAACCACGTCCAGTTATCAGCAGGAATTCCGGAAAATTGCTATGGATATGTCCATGATTAATTCTTGGGAAGGCTGGGTAGATTTGTATCAAAAATTGGTTTACTGGGAATTAGAGCTGGAAGATATTGAAGATACCGGGATGTTTGAAATTCTTGAATCTCAAAAAACAGAGGCCAATACGCAGTTTTGCAAGTTCATTGATAAAAATTATCCTGAATGGTTTAAAGACCAAGAAGAGGCACCTGTTATGTCTCATACTCTATTTAGAGATAAAGTAATGCCACAATTAGAGGATAAAAAACCTACGTTATTGGTGGTAGTTGATAACCTTAGGTATGACCAATGGAAAGCCTTCGAGCCCTTTATTGCCAATGCCTATAAAAAAACAAGCGAAGAGATGTTTTGCAGCATTCTTCCTACTGCTACACAATATGCTAGAAATGCCATTTTTTCTGGCTTAATGCCAAGTGAAATGGAGAAACTACATCCGGATTTTTGGTTAAACGATACCGATGAAGGTGGAAAGAATATGTATGAAGACAAATTTTTAGAAGCCCAGCTAAAACGGTTTGGTTTAGACCTGAATTGGAGCTACCATAAGATTTCGAGTTTAAAACAAGGAAAACGCCTTGCCGAAAACTTTAAAAGTCATAAAGACGAAGATCTAACCGTATTGGTCTATAATTTTGTAGATATACTTTCCCACTCTAAAACTGAAATGGAAGTTATAAAAGAATTAGCTTCAACAGATAAATCGTACCGATCTTTAACGCAAAGCTGGTTTAAAAACTCTCCGTTGATGGATATTATTCAACAAGCATCTCAACTAGGCTTTAAGTTGATTATTACCACCGACCACGGAACCATTAACGTGAAAAACCCTTCAAAAGTTATTGGTGATAAAAACACTAGTTTAAATTTACGTTATAAAACGGGTAAAAGCTTAACCTATCAAGACAAAGATGTTTTGGCAGCCACTAACCCTAAGAACATCAATCTTCCTACTATAAATATGAGTAGTTCGTTTATTTTTGCAAAAGGAGACTTGTTTTTTGCCTATCCCAATAACTACAACCACTATGTTAGTTATTATCGCAACACCTATCAACATGGTGGTGTTTCTTTAGAAGAAATGGTGATTCCTTTTTCAGTGTTAGAGCCTAAGTAAATTAAATTTGTAAGAATTTTCCTTGTATTGTGTATTTCATCGAATAAATTAGTTATTTATCGGTTTTGCATGCTATATTTGATCGCAACCCAAAATTATGGAAATAACCTACACATTAGATAGTTTACAGCAACTAGCTGATACCATACTATCACAAGCCCAGAACAAACATTTGTTGTTCTATGGTGACATGGGTGTAGGTAAAACAACCGTTATCACAGCTTTAGCAAAACAATTAGGTGTTACTGACAACATCTCAAGTCCCACTTTTTCTTTAGTAAATGAGTACGAATCAAACGATGGGGCAATCTATCACTTTGATTTTTATAGAATAGAAGATGAAACTGAAGCTTTAGATATGGGGATTGAAGAATATTTTTATTCTGATAATTGGGTCTTTATTGAGTGGCCAGATAAAATAAAAACATTATTGCCAACAGATAGTACTAATTTAATATTAGAAAAAAACAAAAACGGAAGTAGAACTTTAACAATGACGCCAGTGAAATAAATTGTTACGATTACATATAACTTAATAGTTTCTTTTAAAATAGCCCCAAATCGCATTATTTTTAGAGCAGGATAATTATTGCCTAAAAAAACCTATAAAGATACGGGGAACTTAGTTGAAATACATGTTGAATTTTGTGATAGGTTTGTACTATTAACCTCACAAAAACTAAACATTATGAAATTATCAAAGTACTACTTAATCGTTGCAATTTTCGGAGCTGGTCTATTTTTCTCATGTACTCCAGAAAGTATTGAAGATGGACAAACAGAACAACAAGTTAGAAGAGACCAAATCAGAACTCCGCAAAACGGATAAAAAACCAAGGATTTTCGGGGGGGTTATTGTGCTTTTAATTGCAATAACCCCTTTCTTATTTTATTCTTACAAAAGTTTCCCAAACGATACCCAAGTTTTGGAAACTTCTTTTTTTACTATTAAAACCGCTTTTTTCTCTGTTAATACATATTTCTGGTTCGTCGTAGGGAAAATTATTCCACTTTACTTGCTTTTGTTATGGTTTTTTACCTGTAAACATTGGTGGCACTGGATACTCTTAATTCCTATTGCCATGTATGCTTTTCAATTATGGGGCATAGTAAATGAAAGTCAAGGTTTGGACGAATTAGAAATCTATTATATTTTACCTCTTATGATGATTTTAGTTCCGGCAGTTTATTTAATTAGAGCTAAATTATTTAACAAAGTACGAGGCGATGATTTGCAAGAGTTTGAAGAAGATCTACTAACCAAAAAAAGCATATGGCAACAGGTGAAAGACTTATTTCGGTAACCGTTATTTTTCTTTTTTCAGTATCACATTTAATATGTAACTTAGGGCTGCTAACCAATTTTTGCCATGACAGAGTCTAAGTCCCCATTTACCAAAGCCCAATTAATACCTCAAGAGGAAACCCTTGAAGTTACCCGCCAAAAGGGAGCCTTGTTTATAGGTATTCCCAAAGAAACCTATTTTCAGGAAAAACGTATCTGTTTAACTCCCGATGCCGTTGCTGCTGTTGTGGCCAATGGTCATAAAGTGTTAATTGAAAGTGGCGCCGGAAAAGAAGCTGGTTTTTCCGATAAAGACTATAGTGAAGCCGGAGCACAACTTACCAAGGACACAAAAAAAGTATTTGGCTGTCCATTTATATTAAAAGTAGAACCCCCTACCCTCGAAGAATTGGAACTCATCAATCCAAAAACAGTATTGATTTCTGCGCTTCAGCTTAAAACAAGACAGAAAAAGTATTTTGATGTGTTGTCCAAGAAAAAAATAACAGCTCTTGCTTTTGAATTTATTAAAGAGCAGGACCATACCTATCCAGCTGTAAAAGCTTTAAGTGAAATTGCCGGAACAGCTTCTGTATTGATTGCTTCAGAAATAATGGTGAATGCTAAAAAAGGAAACGGTTTGTTATTCGGAAACATTAGCGGAGTACCACCTGTGGAAGTTGTCGTTATTGGTGCTGGAACCGTTGGTCAGTTTGCTGTACGCTCTGCCATTGGGCTAGGTGCTAGCGTAAAAGTATTTGATAGTTCTATTACCAAATTACGCACGTTGCAGACTGCTATTGGGCAAACGTTCTACACCTCGACCATACAACCCAAAAATTTAATGAAAGCTTTACGCCGTTGCGATGTAGCTATTGGGGCGGTTCGAGGAAAAAATAGATCGCCAGTTATTGTAAGTGAAGCGATGGTGAAAAAAATGAAAAAAGGAGCGGTCATTATTGATGTGAGTATCGATATGGGCGGTTGCTTTGAAACTTCCGATATGACTAGCCACGATGCTCCTACTCAAATTAAACACAATGTGGTTCATTATGGCGTGCCTAATATTCCGGCACGATACCCAAAAACAGCCTCAATATCAATTAGTAATATTTTTACACCTTATTTATTGGAAATTGCTGAATGTGGCGGTCTAGAACAAGCGATCCGTTTTGATGGTGGATTAAAAAATGGTTTGTATTTTTACCGCGGCATTTTAACCAATAAAGCGGTTGCAAATTGGTTTGATATGTCCTACAGCGATATTAACTTGCTGTTCTTTTAATAATTTACCTATAAAATGTACTTTTTTAAATGAAATTAATTCACAGAATTGCCTATTACTTAGGGGGCTTTGGCATTGGCCTGATTATACTTTTCTTTTTTTTAAGCGGAAAAAAAACCTCTTGTGACTATAGTCCTAATGCTCGTACATTAAAAGATATAAGAAACAAAGAGCGCGCTTTTTCTGAAGAGACAATTCAGTTTTTAAAGCAAGAAAAGTTAGATACCGCAACAATTTCAAGAATGCTTATTAATGGCGATGTATTGTTTTCAGAAAGTAACACAGATTTAGATTCTTGTAAAATTTATAAAATTGAAGCTGATGTTTTAGATAAAAACTTAAAAATAACCGTTGAAAACTGTGAAGAAAAAGCAACCGTTCAAAAAATGGAAGCGGTTTTTGAATAGCTGAAAAATAATACTTTTTATAGTGTATAATGTTGGACTTAAATTTTCTATTTAGAATTTATTTCAGATCTTTTTCCAAATTGCCACATTAAAATTCCTCCAGTTAAAAACATCCATATGGCATAAGCTCCTATTGGAATACCCATTTCTACATTATTTAATATAGAAGTTGCAATTACAAGTGCTAAAGTTCCATTTTGTATGCCGCTCTCTATAGTAATTGAAATAGTGCTTTTTAAATTTAAATTAAATAATCTAGCTGTAAAATACCCTAACCCCATAGTCGCAATATTGAGCACTAAAGTAACAATTCCAGCTGCTTTCATTCCATCTACTAGTTTATCAGCATTGGCAGCTAATACTGCAATAAATACTATTATGAAGATTACTGTTGAGGCAATACGCATTGGTTTTTCCTTTCGTTTTGCAAAATTGATGTTGTAGTTGCGAATGAGCATTCCTATCGAAATAGGGATTACCGTAATTACCATTATTTGTAGTATCGTATCAATTATCGGTAACTTAATTATGACATCTGTATTAGTACCAAAGTACTCTAATGCATAAGATAGTATAAACGGTATTGTTAAGATACTTACCATACTAGCAATAGCAGTTAAAGTAACCGATAATGCAATATTCCCCCTACATACTTGTGTTATCAAATTACTAGTTGGACCGCCAGGACAGCTAGCTAAAATCATTAATCCGACTGCCATTACGGGATTTAGATTAAAAGCTATAGCGAGTGAAAATCCAATAATAGGCAAAAATATAAGTTGGTTAGTTAAACCAATTAAAATTGCTTTAGGATACTTTATAATTCTTGTAAAATTAGCAGGAATTAAAGTCATCCCCATGCCTAACATTATAATAGCAAGAGATAAGGGTAAAAACACTTTACTTATTAGTTCGGCGACATCCATAGCTTATTATTTTTATGCTTTTTTTGTACAGTAAACATATTGCTTACATTCACCATAGTCGCTTCCAAGTTACTTAAAACCTTCGTATTATTCCTTTCAGTTGGTATTTAGTATGTATATTATTAATGCCTATCAATTAATATTTAAATGAAAATGTCCAAATTATTCTAAAATTAATAGAATAATTTGGACATTTATTAATGTGAAAAAGTTTTTCGTTTAAAAAATTCCGCGTCGTTTACGTTCGTTTTTCAGTAGAATAAGTTCTCTACTCGTTTGCCCAGCTACCGAAGTGTTTTCTTCGGCGCGGCGTATTAAATAAGGCATGACCTCTTTAACCGGACCAAAAGGCATGTATTTGGAAACATTAAATCCCTCACTTGCTAAGTTGTAGCTTATATTATCACTCATACCGTATAATTGCCCAAACCATACACGTTCATCATTTTTTTCTAGCTCTTTTGTTTTCATGATTTCCATGGCCAAATAACAGCTCACTTCGTTGTGGGTACCTATATACAGCGTAATATCTTCTAAGTTATCTAGTATATATCGAGTTACTTGATTAAAATTATCATCAGTAGCTTGTTTACTTTCACAAATAGGTGTTGGGTATTGTTTTTCTTCAGCCCGCTCGTTTTCTTTCTCCATGTATGCCCCACGAACTACTTTAAAGCCTAACCTAAAACCTTTTTCTTTTGATTTTTTATGAAGCTTATGTAAATACTCTTCTCTATCCCACCGATAGCACTGCAGGGTGTTAAAGATTACAACCCGTTTTGTATTGTACTTTTCCATCATTTGCTCGCACAGTTCATCTGCAGCATCTTGCATCCAAGATTCTTCAGCATCAACTAAAAGAGAAACACCACATTCATCAGCCGCCTTACAAACAGTTTCATAGCGCTTTACAATTCGGTCCCACTCGGCTTCTTCTTCTTTCGTAAGCGTTTCGTTTTCAGTTTTTTTACGCCAAATTTCAAAACGACCTAATCCAGTTGGCTTAAATACAGAAAAAGGCATCGCTTCTTTGTTTTGGGCAAAACTAGTAAGTTCAACAATCTTATTCATTGTTTTATCAAACTGTGCTTCATCTTCTTGTCCTTCTACCGAATAATCTAATACTGAATACACATTTGCTTTGAATAAAGCATCAACTGTATTCATACAGTCTTCTTCACTTACACCACCGCAAAAATGATCAAATACAGTAGAACGAATCAAACCCTCAACAGGAAGATTAATATTCAAGGCAAATTTGGTAACTGCTGTACCTATTCGCACTAGAGGTTCGTTTGCAATCATCTTAAACAAGAAGTATGCGCGCTCCACTTCAGCATCAGACTTTAGCTTGAACGCGATTTCCGTATTATTGAAAAGTAAATTCGTTTCCATATAAAAATAATGTGCGCAAATATAGTTAGATTTGACACTATAAAAACAGCTGAAAATCACTTTTTACCACATAAAACATTATAATTTAGTTGTAACAGAACACGATTAACAACAACCTTCTGAAACAAAGGAAAGTACAGTGGTTAGCTAACTTTTTAAATATGAAAGAAATTAAGAAAAATGAAGGATCTGTTTATGGTGATGAAAATGCTTGGAATGCTTTTATAAACCAAATCAACGATCTAAACCCCACAAAAACATTTGTTTTAACCGATGAAAACACAAAACAACACTGTCTCCCTTATTTTTTAAGTAAAACTCAATTTGATAAACAACCCGAAGTGCTTACCATTTCGGCAGGAGAAGTCCATAAAAATATAGCAACCTGTGTTACGCTGTGGAACAAACTTTCTGAAAGAGGAGCCGACCGCAATAGCCTACTAATTAATTTAGGCGGTGGTGTGGTTACAGATCTTGGTGGTTTTGTGGCTTGTACCTTTAAACGAGGCATCCCATTTATTAACATCCCTACTTCCCTATTGGCGATGGTCGATGCTTCGGTAGGGGGTAAAAATGGAGTTGATCTTGGGAGTTTAAAAAACCAAGTTGGAGTTATAAAAAACCCAATACAAGTAATTCTTGACACTGAATTTTTAAAAACACTCCCAAAACCACATATAGCCTCTGGTTTGGCAGAGATG is part of the Marixanthomonas ophiurae genome and harbors:
- a CDS encoding HD domain-containing protein, which translates into the protein MKSRNKLKIVNDPIYGFITIPNTVIFDLIEHPYFQRLRRISQMGMSYLVYPGAHHTRFHHALGAMFLMRKAVQVLRFKGIDISEEEEEAIYIAILLHDIGHGPFSHAMENSIVESVNHEQISLLFMEALNQNFNNRLTLAITIFKDEYDRKFLHQLISSQLDMDRLDYLRRDSFYTGVSEGAVNSERLITMLNVHKDKLVVEEKGIYSVEKFIIARRLMYWQVYLHKTGIVAEQLLLRLLKRAKELTDNGVDLPASNALSFFLQHAITKETFTKEVLNTFAKLDDYDIVSAMKSWVNSEDFILKTLAQMLLDRDLLKIKMKKKPVSSEKLKKKTNKVMLQHNLTEKEAAYFVFTGTIQNQAYRMDKDTINLLTKNGKIKDVAKASDQVNLKALSEKVVKYYLCYPKSDN
- a CDS encoding bifunctional UDP-3-O-[3-hydroxymyristoyl] N-acetylglucosamine deacetylase/3-hydroxyacyl-ACP dehydratase gives rise to the protein MIECNTTNQQTIGKETSLKGVGLHTGKEVTITFKPAPEDYGYKFIRIDLEGSPVIEADANYVTNTERGTNLEKMGVKIQTSEHVLAALVGMEVDNCIIELNASEPPIMDGSSKFFVEAIEAAGIVKQEAQREEYVVKEVITFADEETGSEITVIPSDSYQITTMVDFGTKVLGTQNASLQRISDFKDEISNARTFSFLHEIETLLDHGLIKGGDLNNAIVYVDKELSPETMEKLRGAFGKDEISVKPNGILDNLTLHHANEAARHKLLDVIGDLALIGTRIRGKVIANKPGHSVNTQFAKKLSKLIKIEKRNRVPQFDISKEPVKDVNAIMAMLPHRPPFLLVDKILELTDTGVVGLKNVTMNEPFFVGHFPGAPVMPGVLIVEAMAQTGGILALSTVPDPENYLTFFMKINNVKFKRQVNPGDTLIFNLELISPIRRGIVHMKGDAYVNDKLVTEAELMAQIVKTKKD
- a CDS encoding DUF4258 domain-containing protein, which codes for MKLIHRIAYYLGGFGIGLIILFFFLSGKKTSCDYSPNARTLKDIRNKERAFSEETIQFLKQEKLDTATISRMLINGDVLFSESNTDLDSCKIYKIEADVLDKNLKITVENCEEKATVQKMEAVFE
- the lpxA gene encoding acyl-ACP--UDP-N-acetylglucosamine O-acyltransferase, with translation MNQPLAYVHPGAKIAKNVVIEPFTTIHNNVIIGEGTWIGSNVTIMEGARIGKNCNIFPGAVISAVPQDLKFKDEETTAEIGDNTTIREYVTVNRGTIDRGKTVIGKNCLIMAYCHIAHDCIVGNNCIFSNSSTLAGHITIGDYVILAGMTAVHQFCMIGSHAFVTGGSLVRKDVPPYVKGAREPLSYVGINSIGLRRRGYSTEKISEIQSIYRILYQNNYNTTQASEIIEAEMEATPERDEILQFIKNSKRGIMKGYFSNN
- the lpxD gene encoding UDP-3-O-(3-hydroxymyristoyl)glucosamine N-acyltransferase; amino-acid sequence: MKFTATQIAGLLEGEIEGNADAEVSKLAKIEEGTEGSLTFLANPKYTSYIYSTQATIAIVNKDFVAENKIDTTLIRVEDAYKAFSKLLEYYNQVKMNKTGIEEPVFVSDSATYGENLYLGAFSYLGDNVKVGANATIYPNVYIGNNVEIGDNVIIFAGAKIYSETVIGNNCVINSGVIVGADGFGFTPDENGEYSKVPQTGNVIIEDNVDLGAGTTIDRATLGATIIRKGVKLDNQIQIAHNVEIGEHTVIAAQSGVAGSTKIGKNCVIGGQVGIVGHITIGNNVRIQAQSGIGRNVKDNEALQGSPALSYGGFNKSYVHFKNLPEIIKRFNTFEKKIDND
- the tsaE gene encoding tRNA (adenosine(37)-N6)-threonylcarbamoyltransferase complex ATPase subunit type 1 TsaE, which produces MEITYTLDSLQQLADTILSQAQNKHLLFYGDMGVGKTTVITALAKQLGVTDNISSPTFSLVNEYESNDGAIYHFDFYRIEDETEALDMGIEEYFYSDNWVFIEWPDKIKTLLPTDSTNLILEKNKNGSRTLTMTPVK
- a CDS encoding alanine dehydrogenase — translated: MTESKSPFTKAQLIPQEETLEVTRQKGALFIGIPKETYFQEKRICLTPDAVAAVVANGHKVLIESGAGKEAGFSDKDYSEAGAQLTKDTKKVFGCPFILKVEPPTLEELELINPKTVLISALQLKTRQKKYFDVLSKKKITALAFEFIKEQDHTYPAVKALSEIAGTASVLIASEIMVNAKKGNGLLFGNISGVPPVEVVVIGAGTVGQFAVRSAIGLGASVKVFDSSITKLRTLQTAIGQTFYTSTIQPKNLMKALRRCDVAIGAVRGKNRSPVIVSEAMVKKMKKGAVIIDVSIDMGGCFETSDMTSHDAPTQIKHNVVHYGVPNIPARYPKTASISISNIFTPYLLEIAECGGLEQAIRFDGGLKNGLYFYRGILTNKAVANWFDMSYSDINLLFF
- the porX gene encoding T9SS response regulator signal transducer PorX, coding for MSDIKVLWVDDEIDLLKPHIIFLEKKNYKVTTAQSGTEALEEIKKENFDIVFLDENMPGLTGLETLSEIKEHQASLPVVMITKSEEEYIMEEAIGSKIADYLIKPVNPHQILLSLKKNLDHSRLVSEKTTSSYQQEFRKIAMDMSMINSWEGWVDLYQKLVYWELELEDIEDTGMFEILESQKTEANTQFCKFIDKNYPEWFKDQEEAPVMSHTLFRDKVMPQLEDKKPTLLVVVDNLRYDQWKAFEPFIANAYKKTSEEMFCSILPTATQYARNAIFSGLMPSEMEKLHPDFWLNDTDEGGKNMYEDKFLEAQLKRFGLDLNWSYHKISSLKQGKRLAENFKSHKDEDLTVLVYNFVDILSHSKTEMEVIKELASTDKSYRSLTQSWFKNSPLMDIIQQASQLGFKLIITTDHGTINVKNPSKVIGDKNTSLNLRYKTGKSLTYQDKDVLAATNPKNINLPTINMSSSFIFAKGDLFFAYPNNYNHYVSYYRNTYQHGGVSLEEMVIPFSVLEPK